A single region of the Phaenicophaeus curvirostris isolate KB17595 chromosome 4, BPBGC_Pcur_1.0, whole genome shotgun sequence genome encodes:
- the TMEM33 gene encoding transmembrane protein 33 — MADSTQNGPVQGGAGGGAVQFLMANKLDTAMWISRLFTVYCSALFVLPLLGLHEAASFYQRALLANALTSALRLHQRLPHFQLSRAFLAQALLEDSCHYLLYSLIFVNSYPVTMSIFPVLLFSLLHAATYTKKVLDARSSNSLPLLRNLLEKLNANQQNILKFIACNEIFLMPATVFMLFSGQGSLLQPFIYYRFLTLRYSSRRNPYCRTLFTELRIVVEHLIMKPSCPVFVRRLCLSSISFISRLAPTVA; from the exons ATGGCGGACTCCACGCAGAATGGGCCCGTGCAaggcggggccggcggcggcgCCGTG CAATTTCTGATGGCTAACAAGTTGGATACAGCAATGTGGATTTCCCGATTGTTCACAGTTTACTGCTCAGCTTTATTTGTCCTGCCTCTTTTAGG GTTGCATGAAGCAGCGAGCTTTTATCAGCGTGCCTTGCTGGCGAATGCTCTTACTAGTGCCCTTCGACTACACCAAAGGCTACCGCACTTTCAGCTTAGCAGGGCGTTTCTCGCCCAGGCTTTGTTGGAGGACAGCTGCCACTACCTGTTGTACTCCCTTATCTTTGTGAATTCCTATCCTGTTACAA TGAGTATTTTTCCAGTTCTGCTGTTCTCTTTGCTTCATGCTGCCACTTATACAAAGAAGGTCCTTGAT GCACGAAGTTCAAATAGCCTGCCCTTACTGAGAAATCTTTTAGAGAAACTGAATGCTAATCAACAGAATATTCTAAAATTCATTGCTTGCAATGAAATTTTCCTGATGCCAGCTACAGTTTTTATGCTTTTCAG TGGGCAAGGGAgtctgctccagcccttcatTTACTATAGATTTCTTACATTACGCTACTCCTCCCGGCGAAATCCATACTGTCG GACTCTCTTCACCGAGCTGAGGATTGTTGTTGAACACTTAATAATGAAACCCTCATGCCCTGTTTTTGTAAGAAGACTGTGTCTCAGCAGCATTTCCTTTATAAGCAGATTGGCACCAACTGTTGCATAG